From the genome of Alteromonas stellipolaris:
TCTGCCGTCGCGCGCAAGTTATTTGCGTTTTCAACGAACTGTGCGGCTATTGTCGTATCTTCAAAAAGGTAGTTGAAGTCAATATAATCCCCCTCACCTTCATCAGAAACGAAAACCGAAAACCCAGTCGTACTCAAAGAAAGATACACTCTACCACCCACATCTATGCTTCCATCATCGTTTAATGAGTAGCCAAAACTGTCATCTACTTCTGAGTAAGTGCTGTCGGTGTAGATAACCACATTGGTACCATCAAACTGTAAATAAGTGGCAGACCATTCACCGTTTTGTGATGCGTCTACCAAAACTAGACTCTTATCTTTTAACGAATCAAACGAAGCAACTGAAGTTCCTTCTCTTAACACCGTTTCATAATCATCAGCCTGTTGCTGTGTTTCAAAAAACGGGACTGGCGCGCCTAGATGAGCACCTATTAACACGTCATCAGAAGACAGTAGAAATGCTTGAAGCGCATTCGGCGCCGTAACATCACCTGCCTGTAGAAGAATAGTGTTGTCTGCTGCAACCAAGTAACTTCCACTTTCACTGCCCTGGGGCAATCCTTCGAAGGTTCGAGTATAAGTTTCGTCGGCCTCTAGGCTCAATGTTATAGATGCGTCGTCGACTGTGTACAACCCGTTTTGCTCAACCCCATATATGGTTGTACCCATATAATCTGAGGGTGCCACTAAATTTACAAACGCTTGAGGCGGTAGCGCTGGTAAATGCGGGTGTTCAGGCAGTGTTGCGGTTACAGGACGATTCGCCTGTTTTGACACTCGGCGGTTATCTTGAGTAAAGTAATCAACTATACCATCGAATCCACCGCGGCCATCTTGTTGGCTAAAATCAAATTCGTGCAGATTTGTAATATGATAGGCATCGCCAACTTGGGCAAATATCGACCATGTGCGACTGTTATATAAATAACAATCCGCTGATTCGTCAAAACAACCTGGCCAACTATAGTCAGTAAAGCGGTAGCGGTTTATTTTTAGTTCCCCATTCGCTTCCACTGACCAACTTCCATACATCACCAAAATTTCTTCCGTTGTAATTTTGCCGTCACCGTTATCATCACCCACCTCAATGGTATAGGCCTTTCCATTCGGCCAAAGCTCCCACCAAAATTCATTAAGGCTATCTCCATCAAAAGCGTAACTATAGATACCTGGTACTGATGCCACGTCGAACTTATCTTCATCGGTTATGGTACCTCCAGCATCTACTTTGAATGAGTCACTTTGCCCATCTGACGAGATTCCACTAACCGCATAAAGATTATTGTCGCTGGAGTCTGTAAGTTGCACGTAGGACTGTGTTGTCCCATTGTCAAACGTAATAACTAGCTCGTTAATGTCTGGGTTCAACGCGTAGGGTTGCTTCACCCATGTAAAATCATTATCTACAACACGGGTACTACCTGTTCCATCCTGATTAAATTCGAATGTGTCTGAAGCCCAAGAAAAAGTAAATAAATTGCTGTTATCAGTATCGAATAACGAATCAGTGATGGGGAGCGATAACGCCTTGTTATCGGCACTATCAATAACAATTTCTTTGGCGTTATTTAACGCAATTCCAGTAACTTGCGCTGGTCCATCTATAATATTGTGAATATCTTCCAATTCACCATTGGGGTAATACTTTGAGTAAAGTGACGTCACTTCAAACGTCACTACACCATCTTGCTCACTTAGCGGTAAAAATGTGATTTCATGGTAAGCATATTCAACGTCAACTCTTAGTAAATCCCCATCAACGTTTACAGTTTCAACTTGATAGAAATGATACTCTCCGTATTCAAATTCCAATGTTATTTCATTGTCATCACTAAAGCGCTCAGCTTCAAACGTGCCTAAATAGTTGCTATAAGTAGCCGTCGTATCACTGGTTAACGTAAGTTTTTTGCCTGGGTAGCTAATTAGCGGATTGTAGTAATCAAGCAGAAAGTAGGTGGTAATCGACGAATCTAAATCACTATCTACTAGCTCTGGGTCTGCAATAATTTCTTCGTAGGCTGACTCATAAGCCTCGGTATCTTCAATAGTTTCAATATAGGCTGTGGAAGCTTCTGGATTTTGGGCTAGTGCTAGCGTATCAGCAATACCTTCAGGAAGGGCCAAGCTGGCATCATCGCCCGCTTTATCTATTGCCACTTTAATCGCGGTGGCCAACGCAAATTTCTCTTGTTGTGAAACCCGAAGATTCAGTGCCGTTAGCGTTGCGTCATCGACGATGGGCGCGCCCAGGTTTTCTCGCTGCATTAAACCGGCGTTTGCAGTGGTAACGTTGGTCACATTCACGCCGAAAAAATCATCTTTCGTTACCTCGCCGTCACCGTTAGAGGCTTCATTGAGTGCTTCAACCGACCCCAGCATCGACATAAGTTTAGCTTGCGTTTGCGATCCTACACCACTAGCTACAATAGACACCATTTTATCAGTCGCATCATCATCCACACTCAATGTAGCAGAATAACTTCCATCGCTACCAGCCGTCACTACTTGTTGCTCATCGCCTACATGAATGACTAAGTTTGCATCAATAATCGGGGAATCGGTCACTAGGCCTGTTAGTGTTAAATCAACTGTTTTATGAAGCACATTAACGTTAACCGTTTCAGTCGTCGTCTCACCTTCATCATCTTCTACGGTAAGCACAAAGGATAAGGTTTCATCACTGTCTACTGAAGGTGCAATAAAGGAAAGCGTTGCGGTAGTCGCCCCGCTTAGCTCAACCTCTATACCGCCCGTTTGCATCCACAAATAGCTGGCAATTTCACCGTCGTCTTCAGCTACCGCATCAATAGAGTGAGCCTCTTTCTCTTCTACTTCTTGTGCTGATATTGAGATTGTCGGCGATGCGTTGATGTGAGTAACTGTGACAGACACACTATCTGTGGCAGTCGCCCCAGCATCATCAGTTACAGTCAGTTCGAACGTAAGTGTTTCGGAAGGTTTCACATCTGGGGCGGTAAATTCAGCAGAAGCTTGGTCGGCATTTGTTAACGTCACCGCTACGCCTTCGGTTTGCACCCAATTATAAGATGCAATAGTACCGTCATCATCTACACCACTACCGGAAAGTGTAACCTGCGTATTTTCGTCAACGGTTGCATCCTCGCCGGCTTGAGCGACGGGGGCAACATTAACCACCTCTTCATTAACCGACTCTTCTTCGTTAACAATAACATTTTCTTTGTCATCGTCGTTACAACCTGACAAGGCTAGTACCAGTGACGCAGCGATAATGCTTTTCTTATAATTTGCTCTGATGAACATGAAACACTTCCTTATACTTTTTATTGGTTAAACATTAAACTAAAAAAGCATAAACCTAATCGCCCGCTCCTTTCCTTCCTTAAATCGCGCAACTTGTCCGTCACACAGGTGAAAATTGCTATAGCAAAGCGCCGCAGAACCAAAAACATAAAAAGAATGGTAGAAACGAAAAAATTAAAATTTTTTTTGGAAAAAACCTGCGCATTTTCTTTCTACCGCGATAAGTGGAATAAAAACACAATACCGCCATAGCCAATTTCAAGTAGGTTAACGGCAATGAGGGCAAGTGAGGCAGAACGAAAAATACGGTTCATGGTGAAATTTGAACAACAGCTTAGCTGTGAAATGAATAGAAGAGCGCTAAGTCACGACATGTGTGATATACGGGTAAGTGATATGGCCAACGCCCTAAATATGGATGTGTCGACCCTTAGGCGCTTATGCCAGAAGCACTACGGGAAATCGCCTAAAGCTTGTATAGATACAATGCGTATTGCAGAGGCGAGGAAATTACTCTTAGTGGGTGAAAGACCTTCCACTATTGCCGATAAGCTGGGTTTCTATGAACACAAAACCTTCTCTACCTTGTTCAAAAAATATGAAGGTGTGAGCCCCGCAATTTATACCCAAACCGATAATACGAAGGCCTTCGCGGCAAGCCGCTAACAAGTTGCCGATACGCCTTCGCACCGCTTAATATCACAGGCTAATGACACAAATAATAACACGTGATTATTCGTAGGTGTTTTTAAGTGTTCTTAGATGCTGTTAATGCGGATTAACTACCGTAAATCGCTCATCGGACACAGCCCAATACCCTGAGTCACTGATGATAAGTATTTTATAGGCATTTCCTTGACCATTAAATTGCGCTGGATCTAACCCATACTCTCCCGAGTTGGGTGTCCTACTTGTCACTAAATACCAACGTCGTTTCAACACAGTAGTGATCTGCGCATTGCGTCCGTTGCCAATATTAATAGGGTTGTCGTGAAGTACATATATCCCTACGGCATCGCCTTTTAACGCGGCATTATCCCATTCAATAGTATTACGCTCGCCCACATTATAAACCTCAGAAGCTTCAGGTTTACTTATAGCATCAACGAGTAAACGAGGATTGATGGAATGGGTAATGCCGTTATCTATCGCAGTGCCATTTAGTACACCAAACGAGCCGTCACTGAGTGACCAATAGCCTTGATCGGATACCATCATTACCTTAAAGCCCTGCCCGCCATTTGCCATAAGAAAGAAAGGATCTATCTCTACTTCGCCCGTATTAGGAACTTGCTTAGCAAACATCTGCCAGCGCAAGCCTTGTATGTTTTCAAATGAATCAAACGCTTTGGCTTCAAAATTTAGTTTATGATTGATATACAAAGAAATGCTTTCGCCTTTAAGGGCATCTTTATTCCACTTAAAGGTAAAAGGCGTACCCATTTTAAGGTTATCCCCGTGGGTTGGCGCGGTTACCCCAGCAACTCTTCGATTACTCACTAAGCGATTTTGCCCCTCTAACGCCACCATATGAAGGGTCTTAAAATCAGGTGCTATTAATACCTCTGGGGGCAAAATACTGGCAAGCGTATCGCCATACTCTTTGCTTATGGGAAGCGAGCTCGATGTTGCTAACATTTCGTCAGCTTTTTGCTTCTCTCCCTTAACCGCATACGCCGAAGCCAGGGCTAAGTGTCTTTCGATATCATCGTTTTGAGTATGTGTGAGCCCATATTCAATCGCTAAATCAGTAAATCCTGCACGTAAAGCAGTATGGATAATATAGGCGGTATGTTCACCCAAGGTATCTTTTGCGGCCAATGCTTGAATATCAGCTTGCTTCACCGCAGATCCCAAACCTATTTCACTATTCAATGCCACCAGCGAGAAGAAAAATGAGAAAGAAGCCGCTAAATTTTCGTTGGACGCGCCGTCATTATTTTTCGGCGCTTTTATTTCCGCTGCCTTAATAACCGATAGCGCACTTGTGAAATCATTAACAAGATATAAGGCTATTGCTTGTTTTAACTTTAACCGAGCACAATGGCTTTGTTGTTCACACAAGGCTACCGCAGATTCAATAAAAGACACACTCTGAGCATACATTTTGCCGTAGGCATAATAGTTGTGTTGTTGCTCATAAACTTTTATAAGTTGATTTTCAAACAAGGGCGTTAGTGCAAGGTAAATACTTTGCTGCTTACTAAGTAAAAACTCTACCACAAGTGGGTCGTCTATTAGCGCCGCGGTTTCTAGTAGGTATCCATATAATTGCGCGAGCTCTGGATTGGTTGCATTGTAGGCTTGCTCACCTAATGCCAATGATGATTTCATTCGTGCTGCTGCGCTATTCATATCGCCGGTTTTAGCTAACGCTAATGATTTCATACCTTCAAACCATGCTTTTTGGTGGGTAGGCATATCAGACGGCAAGGGCCCCTCCCCCCTAGTAAGTAACGTTGCAGGCTCGTGTCTAAGCAAAATTTCCCATTGGAATTTTTGCAGCCTAAACTTATCTTCCGGCAACATTTGCTTGTCGAACTTGTTTAGAAGATTCGCTAGCGTATCTAACACTTGCGAGCTTTGTGTTTCGGCGTACTCAATCTGAGCTTTCAGAAATTCGCTTTCAAAGGTACTGGGGTAATCATTATTATGTTTTGTAAGCCACTGCATCGCGCCGTTAACGTCACCACTGTAATACGCTATTTTTGCCTGCATCAATGCACCGCTAGCATCATCCGTATCTAATCGCTCAATAACGTACTTAGCTTTCTCTACGTACCCTAAGTTCAATAGCGCTTGCGATAAGGTGGCCACAATCGATGCGCGGGTTTCGCTATCGCTCAGCGATGTGGAAAACGCGATATCAACACCATGGTTAATAAAGTCAGCGGCACTTAACGCGCCACCGCCTTCTGATTGTGGTGAGTGCGCCAAAAATAACTCGTCGTAAAAAGAAAGTGTCTGCTGTGTTTTCTTAGACTCTTGTATTAACGACTTATTTTGTATAAACAGCGCAGCCGCCCCCAACACCAGCACGCAAGGGATGATTAAGGCCGATAACGCAGTTGCAGGCGAACGTTGAAACCATTTTTTATAGTAATATGGCTTGCTGCTTTTAAACCACTTAAGTGGCCGATTAGCCAATAAACATTCCAGTGCATCGTTAAATTGCTCGGCACTTTGAAAGCGTTCCTTCGGGTCGCTAGATGTAGCTTTTTGAATGACCGCCTCAAATTCAGCATTGGTGGTGTGATGCT
Proteins encoded in this window:
- a CDS encoding PKD domain-containing protein; its protein translation is MFIRANYKKSIIAASLVLALSGCNDDDKENVIVNEEESVNEEVVNVAPVAQAGEDATVDENTQVTLSGSGVDDDGTIASYNWVQTEGVAVTLTNADQASAEFTAPDVKPSETLTFELTVTDDAGATATDSVSVTVTHINASPTISISAQEVEEKEAHSIDAVAEDDGEIASYLWMQTGGIEVELSGATTATLSFIAPSVDSDETLSFVLTVEDDEGETTTETVNVNVLHKTVDLTLTGLVTDSPIIDANLVIHVGDEQQVVTAGSDGSYSATLSVDDDATDKMVSIVASGVGSQTQAKLMSMLGSVEALNEASNGDGEVTKDDFFGVNVTNVTTANAGLMQRENLGAPIVDDATLTALNLRVSQQEKFALATAIKVAIDKAGDDASLALPEGIADTLALAQNPEASTAYIETIEDTEAYESAYEEIIADPELVDSDLDSSITTYFLLDYYNPLISYPGKKLTLTSDTTATYSNYLGTFEAERFSDDNEITLEFEYGEYHFYQVETVNVDGDLLRVDVEYAYHEITFLPLSEQDGVVTFEVTSLYSKYYPNGELEDIHNIIDGPAQVTGIALNNAKEIVIDSADNKALSLPITDSLFDTDNSNLFTFSWASDTFEFNQDGTGSTRVVDNDFTWVKQPYALNPDINELVITFDNGTTQSYVQLTDSSDNNLYAVSGISSDGQSDSFKVDAGGTITDEDKFDVASVPGIYSYAFDGDSLNEFWWELWPNGKAYTIEVGDDNGDGKITTEEILVMYGSWSVEANGELKINRYRFTDYSWPGCFDESADCYLYNSRTWSIFAQVGDAYHITNLHEFDFSQQDGRGGFDGIVDYFTQDNRRVSKQANRPVTATLPEHPHLPALPPQAFVNLVAPSDYMGTTIYGVEQNGLYTVDDASITLSLEADETYTRTFEGLPQGSESGSYLVAADNTILLQAGDVTAPNALQAFLLSSDDVLIGAHLGAPVPFFETQQQADDYETVLREGTSVASFDSLKDKSLVLVDASQNGEWSATYLQFDGTNVVIYTDSTYSEVDDSFGYSLNDDGSIDVGGRVYLSLSTTGFSVFVSDEGEGDYIDFNYLFEDTTIAAQFVENANNLRATAEQLGDN
- a CDS encoding helix-turn-helix transcriptional regulator, which produces MVKFEQQLSCEMNRRALSHDMCDIRVSDMANALNMDVSTLRRLCQKHYGKSPKACIDTMRIAEARKLLLVGERPSTIADKLGFYEHKTFSTLFKKYEGVSPAIYTQTDNTKAFAASR
- a CDS encoding serine/threonine-protein kinase, coding for MKFENALLFFQHLIGLDEAKMRENLSQLCPKEAPIFAETLALIDAHYANQQRSGFTQLVGAQADLLCNDNHAKSLEGSQVGPYLLKKKLGHGGMGAVYLGQRNDGLIEQKVAIKFVYSSIADLAGDNFIQREAQHLANLNHPNIAKIYTIDVTEEDIPYLVMEYIEGAPLSEAPLLKKESLSGSTSAHLTILIKLCSALFEAHQSGIIHADIKPSNIIVDENNQPKLLDFGISHSLNHPDNQQLTAVSNHFASPQQQCGDQAKVTDDIYALGKVMAFMFQHHTTNAEFEAVIQKATSSDPKERFQSAEQFNDALECLLANRPLKWFKSSKPYYYKKWFQRSPATALSALIIPCVLVLGAAALFIQNKSLIQESKKTQQTLSFYDELFLAHSPQSEGGGALSAADFINHGVDIAFSTSLSDSETRASIVATLSQALLNLGYVEKAKYVIERLDTDDASGALMQAKIAYYSGDVNGAMQWLTKHNNDYPSTFESEFLKAQIEYAETQSSQVLDTLANLLNKFDKQMLPEDKFRLQKFQWEILLRHEPATLLTRGEGPLPSDMPTHQKAWFEGMKSLALAKTGDMNSAAARMKSSLALGEQAYNATNPELAQLYGYLLETAALIDDPLVVEFLLSKQQSIYLALTPLFENQLIKVYEQQHNYYAYGKMYAQSVSFIESAVALCEQQSHCARLKLKQAIALYLVNDFTSALSVIKAAEIKAPKNNDGASNENLAASFSFFFSLVALNSEIGLGSAVKQADIQALAAKDTLGEHTAYIIHTALRAGFTDLAIEYGLTHTQNDDIERHLALASAYAVKGEKQKADEMLATSSSLPISKEYGDTLASILPPEVLIAPDFKTLHMVALEGQNRLVSNRRVAGVTAPTHGDNLKMGTPFTFKWNKDALKGESISLYINHKLNFEAKAFDSFENIQGLRWQMFAKQVPNTGEVEIDPFFLMANGGQGFKVMMVSDQGYWSLSDGSFGVLNGTAIDNGITHSINPRLLVDAISKPEASEVYNVGERNTIEWDNAALKGDAVGIYVLHDNPINIGNGRNAQITTVLKRRWYLVTSRTPNSGEYGLDPAQFNGQGNAYKILIISDSGYWAVSDERFTVVNPH